Proteins encoded by one window of Mycoplasma capricolum subsp. capricolum ATCC 27343:
- the recR gene encoding recombination mediator RecR has translation MPESIFNEIVESIRTNEGLTKKTSERLLVNLLLNKDKLDEFINQLNKVNQLISTCKICGYLSENNKCLVCSLDNRNQNTICIVSTILDAKNIENANKYKGVYHILNGEINLNKNITFDKLNISSIFKRINDDTEIILALNSTFEGELTANYLYKLLSTKNIKITRLAKGIPMGASLDYMDEFTLQSAFINRKKYGE, from the coding sequence ATGCCAGAAAGTATATTTAATGAAATTGTAGAATCAATTAGAACTAATGAAGGATTAACTAAAAAAACTTCAGAAAGATTATTAGTAAATTTGTTACTAAATAAAGATAAACTTGATGAATTTATTAATCAATTAAACAAAGTTAATCAATTAATTTCAACTTGTAAAATATGTGGGTATTTAAGTGAGAATAATAAATGTTTAGTATGTAGTTTAGATAATAGAAATCAAAATACAATTTGTATAGTTTCAACAATTTTAGATGCAAAAAACATAGAAAATGCTAATAAATACAAAGGAGTTTATCATATTTTAAATGGTGAGATTAATCTAAATAAAAACATTACATTTGATAAATTAAATATTAGTTCTATTTTTAAAAGAATTAATGATGATACTGAAATTATTTTAGCTTTAAATTCTACTTTTGAAGGTGAGTTAACTGCTAATTATTTATACAAATTACTAAGTACTAAAAACATTAAAATTACAAGATTAGCTAAAGGAATACCAATGGGAGCTAGTTTAGATTATATGGATGAATTCACTTTACAAAGTGCATTTATTAATAGAAAAAAATATGGAGAATAA
- the tmk gene encoding dTMP kinase, whose product MFITFEGMDGSGKTTALLKVKEELERLNYKVLITREPGGEVIAEQIRQIILDNKNKDMDAWTEALLFIASRNQHLQKVIKPALEKNIIVISDRFIDSTSAYQGSARNIGVDVVSEVQQIVLKNCLPDLTLFFDVSFSEAEKRMQIRGESSKNRLDKEENNFKQKVYQGYLELVKNNPKRIKVIDANKDIDQVYNQAIKIILEKLKENEKRTSN is encoded by the coding sequence ATGTTTATTACATTTGAAGGAATGGATGGTAGTGGAAAAACTACTGCTTTATTAAAAGTAAAAGAAGAACTAGAAAGGCTAAATTATAAAGTTTTAATTACAAGAGAACCTGGTGGAGAAGTTATTGCTGAACAAATTAGGCAAATTATTTTAGATAATAAAAATAAAGATATGGATGCTTGAACTGAGGCTTTACTTTTTATAGCTTCAAGAAATCAACATTTACAAAAAGTAATAAAGCCAGCTTTAGAAAAAAATATTATTGTTATTTCAGATCGCTTTATTGATTCAACTAGTGCTTATCAAGGAAGTGCTAGAAATATTGGTGTTGATGTAGTTAGTGAAGTTCAACAAATTGTTTTAAAAAATTGTTTACCTGATCTAACATTATTTTTTGATGTTTCTTTTAGTGAAGCTGAAAAAAGAATGCAAATAAGAGGAGAAAGCTCAAAAAACAGACTAGATAAAGAAGAAAATAACTTTAAACAAAAAGTTTATCAAGGATATTTAGAGCTAGTTAAAAATAATCCAAAGCGTATTAAAGTAATTGACGCTAATAAAGATATTGATCAAGTTTATAATCAAGCTATAAAAATAATTTTAGAAAAACTTAAAGAAAATGAAAAAAGAACAAGTAATTAG
- a CDS encoding DNA polymerase III subunit delta yields the protein MKKEQVISRLKKLIDNNKLFSNIILNCKNEQISLDVVEQIIYYAFSKNLENIDFDKLKEQIKNNTHIDILTIGNNNLVITNQEVLNLINKMSLSAIGKQNIKFFIIKNAQNLKQSAANSLLKFLEEPPINTYGILLTNNYSEIINTIWSRCQLINIDNETKIDNKLNRFEELLISKNKDEILLFNKEMKAMNKNELVKMIDDAYNRTIIYQFTNLISCTLELLDDLKFLPLTNIAIDNYLIRIVEQI from the coding sequence ATGAAAAAAGAACAAGTAATTAGTAGATTAAAAAAACTAATTGATAATAACAAATTGTTTTCTAATATTATTTTAAATTGTAAAAATGAACAAATTAGTTTAGATGTAGTTGAGCAAATTATTTATTATGCTTTTAGTAAAAATTTAGAAAATATTGATTTTGATAAACTAAAAGAACAAATTAAAAACAATACACATATTGATATATTAACAATTGGAAATAATAATTTAGTAATAACAAATCAAGAAGTTTTAAATTTAATTAATAAAATGTCACTATCAGCAATAGGAAAGCAAAATATTAAGTTTTTTATAATTAAAAATGCTCAAAATCTTAAACAAAGTGCTGCTAATTCTTTGTTAAAATTTTTAGAAGAACCACCTATTAATACTTATGGAATTTTATTAACTAATAATTATAGTGAAATTATTAATACTATTTGATCGCGTTGTCAGTTAATTAATATAGATAATGAAACTAAAATAGATAATAAACTTAATAGATTTGAAGAATTATTAATATCTAAAAATAAAGATGAAATTTTGTTATTTAATAAAGAAATGAAAGCTATGAATAAAAATGAGTTAGTTAAAATGATTGATGATGCATATAATAGAACTATTATTTATCAATTTACTAATTTAATTAGTTGTACTTTGGAATTATTAGATGATCTAAAATTTTTACCACTTACAAATATAGCTATAGATAATTATTTAATTAGAATTGTAGAACAAATTTAA
- a CDS encoding tRNA1(Val) (adenine(37)-N6)-methyltransferase, producing MKVLNDLLGYKNRKLYQDNKMFNFTLDSVLVARFCNLNSKKKKICDFGTNNAVIPLILSKYTKAKIIGVEIQNKAVEIANENIKLNGLEDQIEIVHADIKEFSKLHNQEFDLVVCNPPFFKMDGNPKLKEISLEVANARHEILITLEDIIKSASRCLKNKGNFTIVHRSERLSEIINLFYKYNIYPKRLRLIQSKKTDNAKMILLDGIYQGNEGMEILPTLITHNDDETYTDELLKYFHD from the coding sequence ATGAAAGTTTTAAATGATTTATTAGGATATAAAAATAGAAAATTATATCAAGATAATAAGATGTTTAATTTTACTTTAGATAGTGTATTAGTAGCTAGATTTTGTAATTTAAATAGTAAGAAAAAAAAGATTTGTGATTTTGGAACTAATAATGCTGTTATTCCTTTGATTTTATCTAAATATACAAAAGCAAAAATCATTGGAGTTGAAATTCAAAATAAAGCAGTTGAAATAGCAAATGAAAATATTAAGTTAAATGGCTTAGAAGATCAAATTGAAATTGTACATGCTGATATTAAAGAGTTTAGTAAATTACATAATCAAGAATTTGATTTAGTTGTATGTAATCCTCCCTTTTTTAAAATGGATGGTAATCCTAAACTAAAAGAAATTTCTTTAGAAGTTGCTAATGCTAGACATGAAATATTAATTACTTTAGAAGATATTATTAAAAGTGCTTCTAGATGTTTAAAAAATAAAGGTAATTTTACTATAGTTCATAGAAGTGAAAGACTAAGTGAAATTATTAATTTATTTTATAAATATAATATTTATCCAAAAAGATTAAGATTAATTCAATCTAAAAAAACAGATAATGCAAAAATGATTTTACTTGATGGAATATATCAAGGAAATGAAGGAATGGAGATATTGCCTACTTTAATTACACATAATGATGATGAAACTTATACTGATGAGTTATTAAAATACTTTCATGATTAA
- a CDS encoding MurR/RpiR family transcriptional regulator has protein sequence MDAKKVIFKLDQLAKERGTTIGNISKVILNNLELITNLTIYKVADLCFVSPSTITRVCQKYLDISGFSELQILIRVYLNEQEKQDKDEKEGKKISKFTEIKDAINVTDALIDIAEVDKIVRTLYSTKTVALISYDNSVKHAVAELAEKMNLIGIPPVIINQQTDLDYFTKISDLNWLFIVISHFAENSTTFQSILQLKKNGSKIALISMNKQNKYSSVCDYWVKYAVSDDDPLQKIKHSANFSLLYVVQVLFNRILKNDKQRFEKIIKTLKID, from the coding sequence ATGGATGCTAAAAAGGTAATATTTAAACTTGATCAATTAGCAAAAGAGCGTGGCACAACAATTGGAAATATTAGTAAAGTTATTTTAAATAATTTAGAACTTATTACTAATTTAACAATTTATAAAGTTGCTGATCTTTGTTTTGTTTCTCCCTCAACAATCACTAGAGTTTGTCAAAAATATTTAGATATTTCTGGATTTAGTGAATTACAAATTTTAATAAGAGTGTATTTAAATGAACAAGAAAAACAAGACAAAGATGAAAAAGAAGGTAAAAAAATTTCTAAATTTACTGAAATTAAAGATGCTATTAATGTTACTGATGCATTAATTGATATTGCTGAAGTTGACAAAATAGTTAGAACTCTTTATAGTACTAAAACTGTTGCTCTAATTTCTTATGATAATAGTGTTAAACATGCTGTTGCTGAACTTGCTGAAAAAATGAATTTAATTGGAATTCCACCTGTAATTATTAATCAACAAACTGATTTAGATTATTTTACAAAGATTTCTGATTTAAACTGATTATTTATTGTTATTTCACATTTTGCAGAAAACAGCACTACATTTCAATCAATTTTACAATTAAAAAAGAATGGTTCAAAAATAGCTTTAATTTCAATGAATAAGCAAAACAAATATTCTAGTGTTTGTGATTATTGAGTTAAATATGCTGTTAGTGATGATGATCCATTACAAAAAATTAAGCATTCTGCAAACTTTTCATTATTATATGTAGTTCAAGTTTTATTTAATAGAATTTTAAAAAATGATAAACAACGTTTTGAAAAAATAATTAAAACTTTAAAGATTGATTAA
- the tilS gene encoding tRNA lysidine(34) synthetase TilS — protein sequence MNLFNIDTNKKYLLAISGGPDSVFLLCNIVKIIDSKNLVVCHVNYNFRSDSINDQKIVINLCKKFDLKLEILNINKDYSLLKENFESWARFQRYDFFNKIAKKYQIYNLLVAHNFNDLIETYLLQLQRNNLVDYYGLKTVSHYKDLVVYRPLLDIKKSEILDYLKTNQISYAIDSTNTDIKYQRNKIRSIIDESIFIDIKNQIDIDNKKLETIKKIVNNYLEHNLTNKELILNKELFLLESNIIKRIIYKYFKLINKEKLLINRSNKTISEVAKRLVESNKSFWKINLNDHSLIKDYKKLFVIKNSLLEAKTIIINNLDDLANQTSFKDIKEIEQIIVREKKFSYVISNDYEAYKSITTIRNKKTNRYFIDRKISYKTRFLAPVVYNIKDKIILNKVKKHY from the coding sequence ATGAATTTATTTAATATAGACACAAATAAAAAATATTTACTAGCAATATCAGGAGGACCTGATAGTGTTTTTTTATTGTGCAATATTGTTAAAATTATTGACTCTAAGAACTTAGTAGTTTGTCATGTTAACTATAACTTTAGATCTGATTCAATTAATGATCAAAAAATAGTAATTAATCTTTGTAAAAAATTTGATTTAAAACTAGAAATATTAAATATTAATAAAGATTATAGTTTATTAAAAGAAAACTTTGAATCTTGAGCAAGATTTCAACGTTATGATTTTTTTAATAAAATAGCTAAAAAGTATCAAATTTATAATTTGTTAGTTGCTCATAATTTTAATGATTTAATTGAAACTTACTTATTACAATTACAAAGAAATAATTTAGTTGATTATTATGGGTTAAAAACTGTTAGTCATTATAAAGATCTTGTAGTTTATAGACCTTTATTAGATATTAAAAAATCTGAAATTCTTGATTATTTAAAAACTAATCAAATTAGTTATGCTATTGATTCAACTAATACTGATATTAAATATCAAAGAAATAAAATTAGATCTATTATTGATGAATCTATTTTTATAGATATTAAAAATCAAATTGATATTGATAATAAGAAATTAGAGACAATAAAAAAAATAGTTAATAACTATTTAGAACATAATCTTACTAATAAAGAATTAATTTTAAATAAAGAACTTTTTTTATTAGAAAGTAATATTATTAAAAGAATTATTTATAAGTATTTTAAATTAATTAATAAAGAAAAATTATTAATTAATAGAAGTAATAAAACAATTAGTGAAGTTGCTAAAAGACTAGTTGAATCAAATAAAAGTTTTTGAAAAATTAATTTAAATGATCATAGTTTAATTAAAGATTATAAAAAACTATTTGTTATTAAAAATAGTTTATTAGAAGCTAAAACTATAATTATTAATAATTTAGATGATTTAGCTAATCAAACTAGCTTTAAAGATATTAAAGAAATTGAACAAATAATTGTAAGAGAAAAAAAATTTAGTTATGTGATTAGTAATGATTATGAAGCATATAAATCAATTACTACAATTAGAAATAAAAAAACTAATAGGTATTTTATTGATAGAAAAATTAGTTATAAAACAAGATTTTTAGCACCTGTTGTATATAACATTAAAGATAAAATTATTCTAAACAAAGTTAAAAAACACTATTAG
- a CDS encoding DUF3800 domain-containing protein, which yields MTYYLNFYLDESGNAISDFFVVGGFYLNDSDYQNIQVYESKIKSNILKTEKSIRNYRNNFETDLKPYELKKEVKWNNLSLNNKKALSSKIRFNNQTNISMISSLKDWQSKYSKQINLEAIYNMMVKNLIERTIKSLSIKKIIKNKDILNIKVYIDQRRISVKNKNNKQQKFEALEGYLKTYFYWNLHFKDIQVKVVQFESISHPLIRYADYLVGSIASMCNFLNNSDKSWYQNADLIFEQMHKKVPCTCSQTIVKQSKIIEQIISLCQKHNHIRESKN from the coding sequence ATGACTTATTATCTTAATTTTTATCTTGATGAAAGTGGAAATGCTATTTCTGATTTTTTTGTTGTAGGTGGATTTTATTTAAATGATTCTGATTATCAAAATATTCAAGTCTATGAATCTAAAATTAAATCTAATATTTTAAAAACTGAAAAATCAATTAGAAATTATAGAAATAATTTTGAAACTGATCTAAAACCTTATGAGCTAAAAAAAGAAGTTAAATGAAATAATTTATCTTTAAATAATAAAAAAGCATTATCATCAAAAATTAGATTTAATAATCAAACTAATATTTCTATGATTAGTAGTTTAAAAGATTGACAATCAAAATACAGTAAACAAATTAACCTTGAAGCTATTTATAATATGATGGTAAAAAACTTAATTGAAAGAACTATCAAATCTTTATCTATAAAAAAGATAATAAAAAATAAAGATATTTTAAATATTAAAGTTTATATAGACCAAAGAAGAATTAGTGTAAAAAACAAAAATAATAAGCAACAAAAATTTGAAGCTTTAGAAGGTTATTTAAAAACTTATTTTTATTGAAACTTACACTTTAAAGATATTCAAGTTAAAGTTGTACAATTTGAATCAATCTCTCATCCCTTAATTAGATATGCAGACTATTTAGTAGGAAGTATTGCTAGTATGTGTAATTTTTTAAATAACTCAGATAAATCTTGATATCAAAATGCTGATTTAATTTTTGAACAAATGCATAAAAAAGTTCCTTGTACTTGCAGTCAAACTATTGTTAAGCAATCAAAAATAATTGAACAAATTATTAGTTTATGTCAAAAACATAATCATATAAGAGAATCAAAAAACTAA
- the ftsH gene encoding ATP-dependent zinc metalloprotease FtsH: MNKKKRKSTIWFWIILIVGFIILISVISITSRGTAQNLTIDQLHSLFKENKAFNNVVLQRNNIQGIDIITGWYNNGSGWTKFVVNTNPNAINSFNVLDKAFSDFIWRSNTTRYTESSWFSLLSSLLPMFILILFYIGLFYFMAKSGAAGAGASGLFGMGKNKARREKSNVKFSDVAGIEEEKSELVELVDYLKQPAKYASAGARAPKGVLMEGPPGTGKTLLAKAVAGEANVSFFSIAGSEFEEMFVGVGASRVREMFNEAKKSAPAIIFIDEIDAVGRKRNSAIGTGTNEQTLNQLLVELDGFETNSGIIVMAATNRVDVLDPALLRPGRFDRVIQVSLPDIKEREQILKLHARNKKIDPSIDWHRIAERTPGFSGAQLENVLNEAAILMVREGKTVIGVNEIDEAIDRVVGGPAKKSRAMTMHDKEIVSYHESGHALIGLKLESASKVQKVTIIPRGNAGGYTIMTPKDETLFSSKADLYAMIAGYLGGRAAEEIKFGKDNVTTGAHDDFDKATAIARRMVMQFGMSELGITKFLTMADEAYGKTEGSYSEKTAAKIDAEVERILEESYKLAIKVISENMETLELLAESLRILETITSEQIDYINKNKKLPEAVIYEKEKYKQEQEKINSGKIIDLDIKDVKEDDKDK, encoded by the coding sequence ATGAATAAAAAGAAGAGAAAATCTACAATTTGATTTTGAATAATTTTAATAGTAGGTTTTATAATTTTAATATCAGTTATTAGTATAACTTCTAGAGGAACTGCTCAAAATTTAACTATTGATCAACTTCATAGCCTGTTTAAAGAAAATAAAGCATTTAATAATGTTGTTTTACAACGTAATAATATTCAAGGTATTGATATAATCACTGGATGATATAACAATGGAAGTGGTTGAACTAAGTTTGTTGTTAATACTAATCCAAATGCCATTAATAGTTTTAATGTTTTAGATAAAGCTTTTAGTGATTTTATATGACGTTCTAATACTACTCGTTATACTGAGTCATCTTGATTCTCATTACTTTCATCATTATTACCAATGTTTATTTTAATTTTATTCTACATTGGTCTATTTTACTTTATGGCTAAAAGTGGAGCCGCTGGAGCTGGGGCTAGTGGTTTATTTGGTATGGGTAAAAATAAAGCACGTAGAGAAAAATCTAATGTTAAATTTAGTGATGTTGCTGGTATTGAAGAAGAAAAATCAGAATTAGTAGAACTAGTTGATTATTTAAAACAACCTGCAAAATATGCATCAGCTGGTGCTAGAGCTCCAAAAGGAGTTTTAATGGAAGGCCCACCTGGAACAGGTAAAACTTTACTAGCAAAAGCTGTAGCTGGTGAAGCTAATGTTTCTTTCTTTTCTATAGCTGGTTCTGAATTTGAAGAAATGTTTGTTGGAGTTGGTGCAAGTAGAGTTAGAGAAATGTTTAATGAAGCTAAAAAATCTGCTCCTGCAATTATTTTTATTGATGAAATTGATGCTGTTGGTAGAAAACGTAATTCAGCAATTGGTACAGGTACAAATGAACAAACTCTAAATCAATTATTAGTTGAATTAGATGGATTTGAAACTAATTCAGGAATTATTGTAATGGCTGCAACTAACCGTGTTGATGTATTAGACCCTGCTTTATTAAGACCAGGTCGTTTTGATAGAGTTATTCAAGTTTCTCTACCAGATATTAAAGAACGTGAACAAATTTTAAAATTACATGCAAGAAATAAAAAAATTGATCCATCAATTGATTGACATAGAATTGCTGAAAGAACTCCAGGATTTTCAGGTGCACAACTTGAAAATGTTTTAAATGAAGCTGCTATATTAATGGTTAGAGAAGGTAAAACTGTAATTGGTGTTAATGAAATTGATGAAGCAATTGATAGAGTGGTTGGAGGGCCCGCTAAAAAATCACGTGCAATGACAATGCACGATAAAGAAATTGTTTCTTATCATGAATCTGGTCACGCTTTAATTGGACTAAAATTAGAAAGTGCTTCAAAAGTACAAAAAGTTACAATTATTCCACGTGGTAATGCCGGCGGTTATACTATAATGACTCCAAAAGATGAAACACTATTTTCATCAAAAGCTGACCTATATGCTATGATTGCTGGATATCTAGGTGGTAGAGCTGCTGAAGAAATTAAATTTGGTAAAGATAATGTAACTACTGGAGCTCATGATGATTTTGATAAAGCTACTGCTATTGCTAGAAGAATGGTAATGCAATTTGGTATGTCAGAATTAGGTATTACTAAATTTTTAACTATGGCAGATGAAGCTTATGGAAAAACTGAAGGTAGTTATTCAGAAAAAACAGCTGCTAAAATTGATGCTGAAGTTGAAAGAATTTTAGAAGAATCATATAAATTAGCTATTAAAGTAATTAGTGAAAATATGGAAACTTTAGAATTATTGGCTGAATCATTAAGAATATTAGAAACTATTACATCTGAACAAATTGATTACATTAATAAAAATAAAAAACTTCCAGAAGCTGTAATTTATGAAAAAGAAAAATATAAACAAGAACAAGAAAAAATAAATTCTGGAAAAATTATTGATCTAGATATCAAAGATGTTAAAGAAGATGATAAAGACAAATAA